The Oncorhynchus kisutch isolate 150728-3 unplaced genomic scaffold, Okis_V2 Okis05a-Okis16b_hom, whole genome shotgun sequence genome contains the following window.
CAACGTTTCTGTGAAACCTATAAATCCATTCATTGAGTCATGAGCCAAATTTGCATAGATTCTTATCAAAATGGCATCAGCAAGTTGCTGAGAGATCTCTTCTGATTGTGCATACAGCACCTGAGTTCTCTACACTTTTTTTGTTCCACTTGGGCATGAGCGTGCAGGGGGGTAAATCACCCCGCCTTATTTCCATATACTGGAAGCCTAGAACAATCGACCATTGACAACCAACCTGTGGTTTTACTTCTTGAAACTAGCAGGGGTAAAATACCCTGAAAACCAAGGTTGCACAGTGCAGAGGACATACTGTATCAGACTATGTTCAAGTCATCTGGTGAAGACATAAAAGGATCGTTGTTCAGGCGATCATAAACCTAGCTTTTCCATTCATACATTAACAAACAAGGCTCCTGGTAAAAACATTAACTTTGTTTGCTGTGATTGGCAACCAGTGTTATTAAAAGGGAGAACTCACATCCCTACGGCTCAGTGTTTTCCCTGACTTATCTTCCAACCACTATTTCCTTCCTCTAGTGCCAAGACGTTGATTAAAGTTGCCAAACCTTatgtattattataataattataataataataataaaaacagagATTGTGTTCAACAATCATCATGTTTTCAGACCTTTATTCAAACCTTTCATACCATAGTCTCTGTATGATGAGGTATTTTCACTTTAGTTGTGAAAACCCGACCCTAGGCAACACAGTGAGTAGGATGTGGTTTCAACGATGGACTCTTTTGGCAAAGAGGAACTAAGTCACTGCCTACATTGATAAGGGAAAACTAAAGCTGGGGTTTTGCCTCACAAATCCAGGGGCAGACATGCCAGAACAACGTGATTCAAAACCAAAGTTTGCAGGCACAACCTTTGCAGTTGTTTTAGTTCAGGTAGTTGATGCAAACTAGCCacttgtgaaatgcactcattaaAAATAACCTCTGATCTCCATATTGCTAGCTACTATTTAGCATTTTATTCAAGCTGATAAAGTAGTGACGTAGGCAGTTCCTCTATACCAAAAGAGTCCATCACTGAAACCAGACCTTAGTCACTGTAttgtttacactgtatttcttaCACTGGTCTATGTGCATGACACTTCCCTGACtatcttttatttgtatttaattcattttcatttaactaggaaagtcagataaagaacaaatgattattttttaatgacggcctaccccggaaaaaacctcccctaacccggatgacgctgggccaattgtgcgccgccctatgggactcccgatcacagacggttgtgatacagcctgggatcaaaccagggtctgtagtgacacctctagcactgagatgcagtgccttagaccgttgcgccactGAGGAGCACTGGGTTATCTAACTGCTAAGGTTGACTGGCTGCAGTGATGCCTCAAACAGAAGTTGTGAAATACAAGTTATAAGGCCAGAACATGACATGGTCAAATTAAATCCAGAGCCCCTATTCATATCACACTCTTAGTATGTGCCACAGTGGGAAAGTCAAAGACCTGGAGAGTGAGAGCGTGGCCCTTCTCTGCACACACATGCAGAGGGGAGCGGCCCCAGCAGTCAGTGGTGTTGATCTGAGCCCCCTGGGCCAACAGGTCCTGCACTATCAGATGTTGATTGGCTGCAACGCTCAATTGAAGGGCACTCTGGGtacaaaacaaaagacaaaaaagATCAAATGTTGAAAATCCTCCTTTTCAGATGATATCCCAGTTGTAATCATAACTGCGCCCTTGTGGccatttccaaatcaacccataGCCACTAGCTCCTAggcactagtgtgtgtgtgtgtgtgtgtgtgtgtgtgtgtgtgtgtgtgtgtggcagaagTCTCTGGGGCTAGGGGTCCATTTAGAATTGGGCGTGAGAATGTAAATCCTTACCTGGCCATTGTGCTCCTTCATATCCAGCATGCCGACAGTAGCCATCTTGCTGGCCAGCACATAAGCTAGAGCCCTTCTGCCCTGTGCCACAGCTATGTGCAAGAATCTGGCAACACAGAGATAAAAAAAATCTACACTAAGacaaaagggttccaaaggggttcttcaGCTCTCTCCATAGGAGAACTCCCtttggttccatatagaaccctctgtggaaagggttctacattgaaccccaaatggttctacttggaaccaaaagtgttctatatggaaccaaaaggggttcatcaaagggttatcctattgggacaactgaagaacccttttaggttctagatagcagcttttttctaagagtataaaTGTCTGCATAGGTCACATGATGGATTAGAACAGTGGTCACTAACatccttgttcctggagagctacagggtGTGGCAAGTTTGTGTTCAAACACTGTGCTAGGCTGGAACAAAACCCTGCACACCCATACCTCCCCAGGACCAGAGTTGGAGGCCACTGGGTTAGAAAAATAACTGAGTTGAGTATGCATAGTTGCTTAGATCTACAAAAGGCAAATGTATACAAGGGGTTGATGAATACTACACAAACTGACGTGTCTCCATCATTATCCTGGCTTGTGAGCATCTCGGGGGTGAGCCCTGCCAACTTCTCCTCTTCCTGTCGTATCTGCCATTGAAAGAAGGACGTCGGCTCCCCTTCAGCAAACTGAGCCAATGGCCAAACACCCTTTGGGGTTAGCGGGGCTATGAAAGGCTGGGGGACATAGGAGTTTCCCATTGCTTGTGGCATGTGGGTTTGAGGGTAGAGGGACTGATAGTCGAAGAGGCTGAAGGGGTCAGGGAGGGTCTCTTGTGGGGAGGTCTCTGATTTCATGGACTCATATCCCAGTTCCATGAAGTCAATGTCCAATGTGCGTCCCTCTGGAGGGCTCAGACTCTGAAAGAGAAGTGGATGGTAAATACTTAAAAGGGCTAATCTGCAGATGATACATCCATTTATGGACTTGTAAATGAACtgtatgtacccattgattattttttttaatgttttatatttaactaggcaagtcagataagaacaaattcttatttacaatgacggcctaccccggccaaacccggacgacactgggcctattgtacgcagccctatgggactcccgattacgtctggatgtgatacagcatggttaaactatcattttgatatcatggatggtcagtccttacatCCATTGCTCAGTCTATGCATTGGAgagtggttccatttctccagccCAATCCCTCAGAGGTTTAGAACCAGAACACTTTGTTATGGTTTCAACCAATGATTGGGATTGCTGCTTTAAGTACATTTCCTGTCATGAAAGGTAAACAATAAGGAAGAAAGATATTTGTAGTTGGGTTCCTTCCACTCCAAAACAACAGAGTTTATATGAGACACACATGCTAAACCTAATAATCTATATGCATGATAACATTGCCAAACTGTATTCCTAATTTGGAGTTCTGGAATAGCCCTCAGGGTGGAGGCGGTAACTCAGTCTCACTGGGATTTACCCGGAGGGGAACTAAGCAAGTGAAGTGACATCAGATTACACAGAAAAGGAGAAATGGAATTAGGCTATTGAAGTAGTCGGTCATATCACACAATATAGTTTGGAGCTATAACAATGTGACCTGCATGAGAGTTTGTGGTTTTCACTAGTTCTTCATTAGCTAAACCAGAGGAATATCCCTAGATTTATTTAACCTGAGTCTATGAAACCAACCCTAGCCTGAACACCAAGAACCGTGGGAAAAGTTAAAGGGGActcaattaaaataacattagaACCAAAAGCAAACAATTACCAGGATTGCCTTTGCAGTAGCAAGTCTTTTAGCAGGTGAATCGGTTATCAAGCTGAAGTCCCCAGTCCTCTTATGCCCTTGAAGAAGGGAGGTCAACTCTACACGataaccaacaaaaaaaaacatttgcacaTGATattataatgtactgtatctacAGTATTTCTGGATAATGTGTGTTGATAAAACGTTAGTATTACCTGTGTATTCTCCCTCAGAGTGTTGCTGGACATGAAGAAAAACAGAGATCATGAAAATATGGACAGATGTAAGCTAAATATATGCAAGCTAACCATAACATTTACACAAACTAGCAGAACAATAACATAACATAATTTACCTGTACATTTTGGTTGCTAAGGCGCTTCTGCATGATGAGTTCTTTCACTGTATTCTTCACCCGTACACCTTGGAAACGGCCAAAAGACCGCACCTCACTCATGGAACACTCTGCAACAGGTATAAATAGGACCGATGAGAATCTCTGATCCCAAGACAAGTTTGAAATAAACACTAATTTTGATTAGTTTGCTATTGAGGCAAAAGTGGTTGTGTTGAATTAAAGGTACACTCAGCAATCCATAAAATGCTCATTTGCAAAAAGCCATTGATGTATGATATATCTATAGTGGTAGGATACATTAATACAGTTCCTGGGAACTCTGCCTGCCAAGTTCAAGCACAGGAGCTCAAATACTCGATGTTATTCAACAGGGCGTGGAAGCTACAAAAAGAGGCATGTCCATATAGTCGTTGAAGTTGCTTGATCTGCACAGATGATTACATCTCATTATGTCTGGAGAACTGTCTCAGAAGTCAGGCTTTATCGACATCAGAATCTCAGGTATTCTAAACAACTCAGAAACACAACCTTCATACTCCAGTGTATAAAGAAACATTCTAAAATGGGCAAGACGACCTGGAACGCGACCTCACACGTCCCCTATTTCCACAGCTAGCGGAGCTCATGCCAAATTCACACTGTTATCTACAACCTTCACCAAATGACAGTAACAGTTCACTTTCCTCTGCCATTCAAATAGCCCAATGTATCTACCTTGCTCTTCCATTGTACCGTGCTATTATAGGTCTAACCatgatcagtggtgtaaagtgcttAAGTAAAAATGCTTAaaacttaagtcgtttttgggggtatctgtactttttatattttttgacaacgtttactttaccacattcctaaagaaaattatgtactttttactccatacattttccctgacaacaaaatgtactcgttacatttggaatgcttagcaggacaggaaaatggtctaattcacacacttctcaagagaacatccctagtcatccctaccgCCTCTGATCTAAATGATGTCTATGtgggagcgtgcccctggctatccggaaatttaaaaaacaaaaaagtgctgccatctggtttgcttaatataaggaatttgaaattatttatacttaattatattttagcaattacatttcctTTTGAAACttgagtatatttaaaaccatatactttaaaacttttactcaaataggattttactgggtgactgacTTTTCTTGAGTgaattttctatgaaggtatctttacttttactcaagtatgacaattgggtcatttttccaccactgcccatGATCAGTAATCCTCCGTGTCACTAACGCAATGTTCTTTTCGGTGTTCCAGAAGTAGGCTAATAAGGAAGTAACCATTAACTTCAAGAATTATTATCGGATAATATAAAGTAGCCAGCCTATCATTATTAACACAATAGTCTGCTTAGAGGAAAAATAACAACAATTACAAATATGTATATTGATTTCTAAAAGTGAGGGTTTTATTTTACCGTTCGTGGCACTGTCTGCAGTTGGCGGAGTCGGGCTCCCAACCTTTCCCCAGCCATCAAACTCGTTTGGCGCACAGAGAGAGTTGTTGATCTCCGTTGCAGGTGAGGTATCCTGGTAAAAAGACCCCAAATACACGGGGCTCGTTACAACAGTCCCTGGATGCACAAGATTCAGGCCGTTCTCGATAATTCTGTCGATGATCATGTTGCGCTCAGAGCTAGATCACTATGTATGCACTATCAAGAGTTCTAATGGAGTTTGTTCCCGTTTGGATCATGTGACTACTGTACCTTCAGAAGCGCACAAAAGCGAGTGCGCTTGTAGCCTACTTGAATTACGCATTGGGCGCGTTCCAGATCTGCCCGAGGACGTTCTACAAAAGTAGCCTATACCGGAACAGAGCAAAGCATCATAAATAGAATAGAAAACAATCTTTATTGTCCATTTTCACAGAAGTGGGATCAGTCACCATCCCACCTCTGACACCAGTGTATCCAACGCTCACAAGCATGTAGGCTAGACCAAAGAAACCATTGAAAAAATGGTCAGTTCAACTTAAAtacaattgtattggtcacatgcaccgaatacaacaggtgtagactttacagtgaaatgcttacttacgagtccATTCCCAACCGTgcagttaaaaagtaagacacatttttgctaaataaaaaaggaaatagtaaaaCAATATTGAGGCTGTAGACAAGGAGTACCAGTAtggagtcaatgtgccggggtacgaggtagttgagctagttgaggtaatacagtatgtaccTGTGGGtaagggtaaaagtgactaggcaatcggGTTATATAAacagtaaacagtagcagcagcatatgtgaagtGTGAACatgtgtctatgtgtgagtgtgtgtgtgagtgagttggAGTGTCAGTCTAGTATGTGAGCAtgtgggtagagtatagtgagtgtgtgagtgagttggAGTGTCAGTCTAGTATGTGAGCAtgtgggtagagtatagtgagtgtgtgagtgagttggAGTGTCAGTCTAGTATGTGAACAtgtgggtagagtatagtgagtgtgtgagtgagttggAGTGTCAGTCTAGTATGTGAGCAtgtgggtagagtatagtgagtgtgtgagtgagttggAGTGTCAGTCTAGTATGTGAGCAtgtgggtagagtatagtgagtgtgttggagtgtcagtctagtatgtgagcatgtgggtagagtatagtgagtgtgttggagtgtcagtctagtatgtgagcatgtgggtagagtatagtgagtgtgtgagtgagttggAGTGTCAGTCTAGTATGTGAGCAtgtgggtagagtatagtgagtgtgttggagtgtcagtctagtatgtgagcatgtgggtagagtatagtgagtgtgtgagtgagttggAGTGTCAGTCTAGTATGTGAGCAtgtgggtagagtatagtgagtgtgttggagtgtcagtctagtatgtgagcatgtgggtagagtatagtgagtgtgttggagtgtcagtctagtatgtgagcatgtgggtaaagtatagtgagtgtgtgagtgagttggAGTGTCAGTCTAGTATGTGAGCAtgtgggtagagtatagtgagtgtgttggagtgtcagtctagtatgtgagcatgtgggtaaagtatagtgagtgtgttggagtgtcagtctaGTATGTGAGCATGTGGGTAAAGTATAGTGAGTGAGTTGGAGTGTCAGTCTAGTATGTGAGCAtgtgggtagagtatagtgagtgtgttggagtgtcagtctagtatgtgagcatgtgggtaaagtatagtgagtgtgttggagtgtcagtctagtatgtgagcatgtgggtagagtatagtgagtgaGTTGGAGTGTCAGTCTAGTATGTGAGCATGTGGGTAAagtatagtgagtgtgttggagtgtcagtctagtatgtgagcatgtgggtagagtatagtgagtgtgttggagtgtcagtctagtatgtgagcatgtgggtaaagtatagtgagtgtgttggagtgtcagtctagtatgtgagcatgtgggtagagtatagtgagtgtgttggagtgtcagtctagtatgtgagcatgtgggtagagtatagtgagtgtgttggagtgtcagtctagtatgtgagcatgtgggtagagtatagtgagtgtgttggagtgtcagtctagtatgtgagcatgtgggtagagtatagtgagtgtgtgagtgagttggAGTGTCAGTCTAGTATGTGAGCAtgtgggtagagtatagtgagtgtgttggagtgtcagtctagtatgtgagcatgtgggtagagtatagtgagtgtgttggagtgtcagtctagtatgtgagcatgtgggtagagtatagtgagtgtgttggagtgtcagtctagtatgtgagcatgtgggtagagtatagtgagtgtgttggagtgtcagtctagtatgtgagcatgtgggtagagtatagtgagtgtgttggagtgtcagtctagtatgtgagcatgtgggtaaagtatagtgagtgtgttggagtgtcagtctagtatgtgagcatgtgggtagagtatagtgagtgtgttggagtgtcagtctagtatgtgagcatgtgggtagagtatagtgagtgtgcGTAGAACCAGTGTAAGGGAGTCAGTGCAAAACAATtcagataaataaataataaaggggtcaatgtaaatagtccaggtggccatttgattaacagttcagcagtcgtatggcttgggggtagaagctgttcaggagccttttggtcagacttggcgctccgctaccgcttgccgtgtggtagtagagagaacagtctataccttaggtggttggagtctttgactattactagggccttcctctgacaccgcctggtatagaggtcctggatggcaaggagtTCGGCCCCAGTGAGGTACTGGGCCTTATGcacttccctctgtagtgccttgcagtcggatgccgagcagttgctataacaagaggggatgcagccagtcaagatgccctcagatccttaaagaggatcatgccaaatcttttcggcCTCCtgggggggaagaggcattgttgtgccctcttcacaactatgTTTGggccatgataggtccttagtgatgtggacaccaaggaacttgaagctctcgacccgctccactacagccccgtcgatgtgaatgggggcgtgtccGGCCCTTAATTTCATGTAGTCCACGATaaactcctttgtcttgcccacattgccaggtctctgaccacctccctataggctgtctcaccgtcgtcggtgattaggcctaccaccgttgcgTCGTCGGCAATCTTAATGATGACGTTGGAGTCGTGc
Protein-coding sequences here:
- the nfkbiz gene encoding NF-kappa-B inhibitor zeta isoform X1, encoding MIIDRIIENGLNLVHPGTVVTSPVYLGSFYQDTSPATEINNSLCAPNEFDGWGKVGSPTPPTADSATNECSMSEVRSFGRFQGVRVKNTVKELIMQKRLSNQNVQQHSEGEYTELTSLLQGHKRTGDFSLITDSPAKRLATAKAILSLSPPEGRTLDIDFMELGYESMKSETSPQETLPDPFSLFDYQSLYPQTHMPQAMGNSYVPQPFIAPLTPKGVWPLAQFAEGEPTSFFQWQIRQEEEKLAGLTPEMLTSQDNDGDTFLHIAVAQGRRALAYVLASKMATVGMLDMKEHNGQSALQLSVAANQHLIVQDLLAQGAQINTTDCWGRSPLHVCAEKGHALTLQTIQRALKGKGQELSVEEVNYDGLTPLQTAVRSHNAVVQELGRMAATPQSPGEVELMQRRKLLRQCVNTLLLMGASCATKDHKSGRTSLHMASQEANVELLRIFLDQPASLSIVNVKAFSGNTALHFASSVHGRLTQVDAVKLLMRRGADPSSKNLENEQPAQLVAEGPVGDQVRRILKGKGYQVRSAAQ
- the nfkbiz gene encoding NF-kappa-B inhibitor zeta isoform X2 → MSEVRSFGRFQGVRVKNTVKELIMQKRLSNQNVQQHSEGEYTELTSLLQGHKRTGDFSLITDSPAKRLATAKAILSLSPPEGRTLDIDFMELGYESMKSETSPQETLPDPFSLFDYQSLYPQTHMPQAMGNSYVPQPFIAPLTPKGVWPLAQFAEGEPTSFFQWQIRQEEEKLAGLTPEMLTSQDNDGDTFLHIAVAQGRRALAYVLASKMATVGMLDMKEHNGQSALQLSVAANQHLIVQDLLAQGAQINTTDCWGRSPLHVCAEKGHALTLQTIQRALKGKGQELSVEEVNYDGLTPLQTAVRSHNAVVQELGRMAATPQSPGEVELMQRRKLLRQCVNTLLLMGASCATKDHKSGRTSLHMASQEANVELLRIFLDQPASLSIVNVKAFSGNTALHFASSVHGRLTQVDAVKLLMRRGADPSSKNLENEQPAQLVAEGPVGDQVRRILKGKGYQVRSAAQ